Proteins from a genomic interval of Neisseria arctica:
- the hpnD gene encoding presqualene diphosphate synthase HpnD, translating into MQPLEYCRQKAAESRSSFLAAFRFLPQHRQDALTVLYAFCRELDDVVDDCSDPSVAQTTLNWWRLELDKVFSDGLPEHPVCQALQTTVKDFSLPKEELLEVVEGMQMDLQHARYATFADLQLYCYRVAGVVGRLITRILGFTRSETLDYADKMGLALQLTNIIRDVGEDARSGRIYLPTEELQRFNVPAQTIMLAKPDQAFAQLMAFQIGRARQIYREAVALLPAEDKKSQKVGLILAAIYYALLNEIERDGAQNVLKYKIAIPGPRKKRIALKTWLLGFKP; encoded by the coding sequence GTGCAGCCACTTGAATATTGCCGCCAAAAAGCCGCAGAAAGCCGTTCTAGTTTTTTGGCCGCTTTCCGTTTTTTGCCCCAGCACCGGCAAGATGCATTGACGGTGCTATATGCATTTTGCCGTGAATTAGACGATGTGGTAGACGATTGTTCTGATCCGTCAGTCGCGCAAACCACGTTGAACTGGTGGCGTTTGGAGTTGGATAAAGTATTTTCAGACGGCCTGCCCGAGCATCCCGTATGCCAAGCATTGCAAACAACAGTCAAAGATTTTTCACTGCCTAAAGAGGAGCTATTAGAAGTGGTGGAGGGCATGCAAATGGATTTGCAGCATGCCCGTTATGCGACTTTTGCCGATTTGCAGCTTTACTGTTACCGCGTAGCCGGGGTAGTAGGCAGGCTGATTACCCGTATTTTAGGATTTACCCGTTCGGAAACATTGGATTATGCCGATAAAATGGGGTTGGCTCTCCAACTAACCAATATCATCCGCGATGTCGGCGAAGATGCTAGAAGCGGGCGTATTTATCTGCCTACCGAAGAATTGCAGCGCTTTAATGTGCCTGCCCAAACAATTATGCTAGCAAAGCCCGATCAAGCATTTGCACAACTGATGGCCTTTCAAATCGGGCGCGCCCGCCAAATTTATCGGGAAGCAGTAGCACTTTTACCGGCCGAAGATAAAAAGTCGCAAAAAGTAGGACTGATTTTGGCCGCGATTTACTATGCTTTACTAAATGAAATAGAGCGGGATGGTGCGCAAAACGTGTTGAAATACAAAATTGCTATTCCCGGCCCACGCAAAAAGCGTATTGCCTTGAAAACCTGGCTGCTGGGATTCAAACCATGA
- the hpnE gene encoding hydroxysqualene dehydroxylase HpnE: MKNPARKKIAVIGAGWAGLSAAIHLSAKADVTIFEAGKQAGGRARALNAVNHNFSFLDNGQHILLGAYHGVRTLLNRIGVNEAEVFERRPLQWYMADGLQFSASSRLPAPLHLITGILRAKNIGWADKIRLLDSMKALQKRQHFNPADMSVADWLNVRQMPRKLVAEFWQPLVWGALNTPLQNASLNILSNVLQDGVWADKAAGDYLLPKCDLGKLMVEPALSFLKKQKATIRLATRVGKLQISPDGRVRIENELFDAVILAVAPYHAAALMPSETPHYIQSEYSKIQYHAITTVYLRYAEALEMPSAMTGFSRGTAQWLISRGALDGDKHELTAVISVSDLHSNHTNEQWIERVHADVLRICPTLKAPVAARVITEKRATTASTVNRRLPDTVWLHHHHIYPCGDYLHPRYPATLEAAVQHGQSTAALCLNNLTA, encoded by the coding sequence ATGAAAAATCCGGCACGAAAAAAAATTGCCGTTATCGGTGCAGGGTGGGCAGGGCTTTCCGCCGCTATACATCTAAGTGCCAAAGCCGACGTAACTATATTTGAGGCCGGTAAACAAGCGGGGGGTAGGGCTCGCGCATTGAATGCCGTTAATCATAATTTTAGTTTTCTAGATAACGGCCAGCATATTTTGCTTGGCGCTTATCACGGCGTACGCACATTGTTGAACCGAATCGGTGTAAATGAAGCAGAAGTTTTCGAGCGCCGGCCTTTGCAGTGGTATATGGCAGACGGTTTGCAGTTCTCCGCCTCCAGCAGGCTGCCTGCACCTTTGCATTTGATAACAGGCATTCTTCGTGCGAAAAATATCGGTTGGGCAGATAAGATCCGCCTGCTCGACAGCATGAAGGCTTTGCAAAAGCGCCAACACTTCAACCCTGCGGATATGAGTGTGGCTGATTGGTTGAATGTCCGTCAAATGCCGCGTAAATTGGTGGCAGAGTTTTGGCAACCGTTGGTATGGGGCGCATTGAATACGCCTTTGCAAAATGCCAGCCTGAATATTTTAAGTAACGTTCTGCAAGACGGTGTATGGGCTGATAAAGCGGCAGGCGATTATCTGTTACCTAAATGTGATTTAGGGAAACTTATGGTCGAGCCTGCCTTAAGTTTCCTCAAAAAACAAAAAGCAACTATTCGGTTGGCAACACGGGTGGGAAAATTACAAATCAGCCCCGACGGACGTGTGCGTATTGAAAATGAACTATTTGATGCGGTAATTTTAGCCGTTGCCCCATATCACGCCGCCGCATTAATGCCGTCTGAAACACCACACTATATCCAATCAGAATATTCAAAAATACAGTATCACGCCATCACCACCGTATATTTGCGTTATGCCGAAGCTCTCGAAATGCCCTCTGCAATGACCGGTTTTAGCCGGGGAACGGCGCAATGGTTGATATCACGCGGTGCATTGGACGGAGATAAGCACGAACTAACCGCGGTGATCAGTGTGTCTGATTTACATTCCAACCACACCAATGAACAATGGATTGAACGTGTGCATGCAGATGTATTAAGAATTTGCCCGACGCTTAAAGCCCCCGTTGCCGCACGTGTGATCACCGAAAAGCGTGCAACTACTGCCAGTACGGTTAACCGCCGTCTGCCTGATACGGTTTGGCTGCACCACCATCACATTTATCCTTGCGGTGATTATCTGCATCCGCGCTATCCCGCTACACTGGAAGCCGCCGTACAACACGGACAAAGCACCGCCGCGTTATGCCTGAACAATTTAACTGCTTGA
- a CDS encoding SDR family oxidoreductase: protein MTQLTDKIILVTGASQGIGEQVAKAYAAAGATVVLVARHQKKLEKVYDDIVAAGGPEPFAICFDLLTAEEAEFGRLATTIAEATNRKLDGIVHCASYFYALSPLDFQTVSEWVNQYRINTVAPMGLTRAFLPLLKESPDASVIFVGESHGEDPKAYWGGFGASKAALNYLCKVAADEWDRFDNLRANVLVPGAVNSPQRMKTHPGEARSERKNYEDIMPHFVWWASKESKGRSGEIVYL from the coding sequence ATGACTCAACTGACCGATAAAATCATTCTGGTGACCGGTGCCTCGCAAGGCATAGGCGAACAAGTCGCCAAAGCCTATGCGGCTGCAGGTGCTACTGTAGTATTAGTCGCACGCCATCAGAAGAAATTGGAAAAAGTATACGACGATATTGTAGCCGCCGGCGGCCCGGAACCGTTTGCAATTTGCTTCGACCTGCTTACCGCCGAAGAAGCCGAATTCGGCCGCTTGGCAACCACTATTGCCGAAGCGACCAACCGCAAACTCGACGGTATTGTGCATTGTGCCAGCTATTTTTACGCATTATCCCCTTTGGATTTCCAAACCGTATCAGAATGGGTGAACCAATACCGTATCAATACCGTCGCTCCGATGGGGTTGACCCGCGCATTTCTACCGCTTTTGAAAGAATCTCCCGATGCTTCGGTTATTTTTGTCGGAGAAAGCCATGGTGAAGATCCTAAGGCTTACTGGGGCGGTTTCGGCGCTTCTAAAGCAGCACTCAACTACTTATGCAAAGTAGCTGCCGATGAATGGGATCGTTTTGACAACCTACGCGCCAATGTATTGGTGCCGGGGGCGGTTAACTCTCCCCAACGTATGAAAACCCACCCTGGCGAAGCCCGTAGCGAGCGTAAAAACTACGAAGATATCATGCCGCACTTCGTATGGTGGGCAAGTAAGGAAAGCAAAGGCCGTAGCGGTGAAATCGTTTATTTGTAA
- the ung gene encoding uracil-DNA glycosylase, translating into MNTWKEALGAEKQQPYFQHIINTVRAERNNGQVIYPPEKDVFNAFRATEFDQVKVVILGQDPYHGPGQAHGLSFSVRPDIQIPPSLQNIYKELADDIIGFRIPSHGYLQAWAEQGVLLLNTVLTVRAGQAHSHALLGWETFTDKVIRQLAEQREHLVFILWGSHAQKKGAFIDRNRHLVITSPHPSPLSAYRGFFGSKPFSRTNKYLQEHGKSMINWQI; encoded by the coding sequence ATGAATACTTGGAAAGAAGCCTTGGGCGCTGAAAAACAGCAGCCTTATTTCCAACATATTATTAATACCGTAAGGGCGGAGCGAAACAACGGCCAAGTTATTTACCCGCCCGAAAAAGATGTTTTTAACGCTTTTCGGGCAACTGAATTCGACCAAGTAAAGGTGGTGATTCTAGGGCAAGATCCATATCACGGCCCGGGACAGGCTCATGGGCTTTCTTTTTCCGTACGGCCGGATATACAGATTCCCCCGTCTCTACAAAATATTTATAAAGAGTTGGCAGACGATATCATCGGCTTCCGTATTCCTTCGCATGGCTATTTGCAAGCATGGGCGGAGCAGGGTGTATTGTTATTGAATACCGTTTTGACCGTTCGGGCAGGGCAGGCACACTCTCATGCATTATTGGGGTGGGAAACCTTTACCGACAAAGTCATCCGCCAGCTGGCCGAGCAAAGGGAGCATCTTGTATTTATCTTATGGGGTAGCCATGCCCAGAAAAAAGGAGCCTTCATCGACAGAAACCGCCACTTGGTAATAACATCCCCCCATCCATCGCCTTTATCTGCTTATCGTGGTTTTTTTGGCAGCAAGCCTTTTTCACGCACCAATAAGTATTTGCAAGAACATGGTAAAAGTATGATTAATTGGCAAATATAA
- the pdxH gene encoding pyridoxamine 5'-phosphate oxidase has product MDLHNIREDYSKQELSEHECNANPIVQFEYWLKAAIHAKVNEPTAMNIATVGTDGKPSNRVVLLKEVNSEGFVFFTNYLSRKGRSLEENPFAALTFFWPELERQVRVEGCVSRLSPEASDEYFESRPYTSRIGAWASEQSQVIESKSVLVKRAAAIGLKHPLHVPRPPHWGGYVVIPNYMEFWQGRPSRLHDRICYRQENGVWLKARLAP; this is encoded by the coding sequence ATGGATCTGCACAATATTCGCGAAGATTACTCTAAACAGGAATTATCCGAACATGAATGCAATGCCAATCCTATTGTGCAGTTCGAATATTGGCTTAAAGCCGCCATACATGCCAAAGTAAACGAACCTACGGCTATGAATATTGCAACCGTCGGCACAGACGGAAAACCCTCTAACCGGGTGGTTTTATTAAAAGAAGTTAATTCTGAAGGTTTTGTATTTTTTACCAATTATCTTAGCCGCAAGGGCCGTTCGCTAGAGGAAAATCCTTTTGCGGCATTAACTTTTTTTTGGCCTGAGCTGGAGCGGCAAGTGCGCGTTGAAGGTTGCGTCAGCCGTCTTTCGCCGGAAGCATCAGACGAATATTTCGAAAGCCGCCCCTATACAAGCAGAATCGGAGCATGGGCAAGCGAACAAAGCCAAGTTATTGAAAGCAAATCAGTATTGGTTAAGCGTGCAGCGGCTATCGGTTTAAAACATCCTCTTCATGTTCCCCGCCCTCCTCATTGGGGTGGCTATGTCGTCATACCTAATTATATGGAATTCTGGCAAGGCCGGCCGAGCCGTTTGCATGACCGTATATGTTACCGGCAAGAAAACGGTGTTTGGCTGAAAGCGCGATTGGCACCTTAA
- a CDS encoding tyrosine-type recombinase/integrase, translated as MIHIWPCYIFQHFIDSLEQLGYAETTRKSYQSQLKRFGAILIELGYKYHDESLTSLPIFYKTLFEHHKRLLKAAGRKGISNACLNQYISAWNRFCRWYVNSGVQKHTKSPRHSNSRWRTQYLRHFSVGSCRSFKVYPKLPCIVELDKLVWKEPDNFQDYHSLRQWCIVDLLSTAALRVNEIRHLRIQNISLKHQAVMLQNGFAHPRNIYLDNKSTTYLSQYLRLLKKQLNLPRLPKDMFLFVKKNKPLSKGELYQTTRLVTYHTLDFALTPHQIRIACGRTLFFKCRDERLIQEFMGYDTLAPILKYHSVDIATFKDVLSKYHPRFVRKHQNL; from the coding sequence ATGATACATATTTGGCCATGTTACATTTTCCAACATTTTATTGATAGCCTTGAACAATTGGGCTACGCAGAAACAACAAGAAAGAGTTACCAATCTCAGCTTAAAAGATTTGGAGCCATTTTAATCGAACTGGGTTATAAATATCATGATGAATCTTTAACCAGCCTGCCAATTTTTTACAAGACGCTTTTTGAACATCACAAGCGGCTACTAAAAGCAGCCGGCAGAAAAGGGATAAGCAATGCTTGCTTAAATCAATATATTTCTGCTTGGAATCGATTCTGCCGTTGGTATGTTAATAGTGGGGTACAGAAGCATACCAAGTCCCCCCGGCATAGCAACAGCAGGTGGCGGACTCAGTACCTCAGACATTTCTCAGTCGGATCATGCCGTTCTTTTAAGGTTTACCCAAAGCTTCCTTGTATAGTGGAATTGGATAAGTTGGTATGGAAGGAACCGGATAACTTCCAAGATTATCATTCGTTGAGACAATGGTGTATTGTTGATTTACTTAGTACAGCTGCACTGCGAGTCAACGAAATCAGGCACCTGAGAATCCAAAATATTTCATTAAAACACCAAGCTGTAATGCTGCAAAACGGGTTTGCTCATCCGCGCAATATTTATCTGGATAATAAGTCAACAACTTATCTCTCTCAGTATTTGCGATTATTGAAGAAACAACTTAATTTGCCTCGCCTACCTAAGGATATGTTTTTGTTTGTAAAGAAAAACAAACCACTATCTAAAGGCGAACTGTACCAGACAACCCGATTAGTTACTTATCATACTTTGGACTTTGCGCTCACTCCTCATCAAATCAGAATAGCATGTGGCAGAACCCTGTTCTTTAAATGCAGAGATGAACGTTTAATCCAAGAATTTATGGGATATGACACACTCGCCCCCATTTTGAAGTATCACTCGGTTGATATTGCAACCTTTAAGGATGTTTTGAGTAAATACCACCCTCGTTTTGTGAGAAAGCACCAAAATCTTTGA
- a CDS encoding DUF4400 domain-containing protein — protein sequence MAAKASGWYMNSLPLKFLLSPFKALYTVFLIVLIIFGLSLISQNYLQTPDLLNQELKHMELVQHDKRSLWQDENRPSENINTSVARLSYHALSTMFFEWTQVNTALAAQTETDFGYRFKNYLMPRLDLLKHFDKTLQLISLRIGNIFLFVGLAFTAYVLALIDGLVMRRIRQKNASRESAGIYHRAKYWRSGIIWLSILFYLCSPFTLSPYWLLLPIFSSAYMVFLQAKYLKKYL from the coding sequence ATGGCAGCTAAAGCTAGCGGATGGTATATGAACTCTCTGCCTTTGAAGTTCCTACTCTCCCCCTTCAAAGCACTCTATACCGTGTTTTTAATTGTATTGATTATTTTCGGATTATCCTTGATTAGCCAAAACTATTTACAGACTCCTGATTTGCTGAATCAGGAATTAAAGCATATGGAACTGGTCCAGCATGACAAGCGCAGCCTGTGGCAGGATGAAAACAGGCCGTCTGAAAACATCAATACCTCTGTTGCCCGTTTATCCTACCATGCCCTCAGCACGATGTTTTTCGAGTGGACACAGGTTAATACTGCGTTAGCAGCACAAACTGAAACAGATTTTGGATACCGCTTCAAGAATTACCTAATGCCGAGATTGGACTTGCTGAAACATTTCGACAAAACTTTACAGCTTATCTCCCTCCGTATCGGTAACATTTTTTTATTTGTCGGTTTAGCCTTTACCGCCTATGTTTTGGCCTTAATTGATGGTTTGGTCATGCGGCGTATCCGTCAAAAGAATGCCTCAAGAGAGAGTGCCGGTATTTATCATCGGGCAAAATACTGGCGGAGCGGCATTATTTGGTTAAGCATTCTGTTTTACCTGTGCAGCCCATTTACATTATCCCCTTACTGGCTGTTGCTGCCTATTTTTAGCAGTGCATACATGGTTTTTTTGCAGGCAAAATATCTGAAGAAATATCTTTAA
- the traD gene encoding type IV conjugative transfer system coupling protein TraD, which produces MSTQFPENVYRAPYEWISVAAYTSAAAALTVLPMPTPVAYGGLLFCGGAALKRTLSARRIMKFRKNIRRLPYYALTADEIPVSDKALYLGKGFRWTQTHTQRLFMVRQPENEHLLRPSALYRAARKYEIETPGSNWVTHLTRKNAWWNPVAPLPPVGGSPELHGIEIDEQDIWEDLGERVGHKVVLGTTRVGKTRLCETMIVQDIARGDVTIAFDPKGDADLMIRMYVEAQKAGRPFYMFHLGFPEHSCRYNPISDYGRITEVATRIANQLPSEGQSAAFRDFVWRFVNVLTKTMEGLSIKPNYENIYKAAANVDQLAGDYFRLILDKNYPGWLKEFEEFALPESEAKTAVKTGRNLDTIKLGSFLKAKQHNEPLIDALGGILSNDRSYFEKLVSSLYPLLEKLTTGDVAKLISPDTSDLLDSRPIMDWRKVIESNAVVYVGLDSLSDAEVAGTVGNAMFADLTSLAGQIYKHGHGFGQSGVTGKRKISIHADEFNELIGDEFIPLLNKAGGAGYQVTVYTQTWKDVEAKIGSPAKAGQIGGNLNTMIMLRVKTAETAEMLTNQLPEVKIMASTLVSRANDVAFPDSHEDFGSGNEDRIGAETVPMLTVADLTQLPKGQAFALIEGGQLYKIRLPLPKVDSEEAAIIPRHITDIAAAMRETYRLSLPVEDESAFVEGVAYGS; this is translated from the coding sequence ATGAGTACCCAATTTCCCGAAAATGTTTATCGAGCCCCTTATGAGTGGATCAGTGTCGCAGCTTATACTTCAGCTGCCGCAGCATTGACCGTGTTGCCTATGCCGACACCGGTTGCTTACGGCGGTCTGCTGTTTTGCGGCGGTGCCGCACTAAAACGTACGCTTTCTGCCAGACGCATCATGAAATTTCGCAAGAATATCCGCAGACTACCCTACTATGCACTGACAGCAGATGAAATTCCCGTATCAGATAAGGCTCTTTACCTGGGTAAGGGCTTCCGTTGGACGCAGACCCATACCCAGCGTCTGTTCATGGTTCGCCAACCGGAAAACGAGCATCTTTTGAGGCCTTCCGCCTTGTACCGTGCGGCAAGAAAATATGAAATTGAAACCCCGGGCAGCAATTGGGTGACACACCTGACGCGCAAAAATGCCTGGTGGAATCCGGTTGCACCATTACCTCCTGTCGGCGGGTCACCTGAACTCCACGGGATTGAAATAGATGAACAAGATATTTGGGAAGACTTGGGGGAACGTGTCGGCCACAAAGTTGTACTTGGCACCACCCGTGTCGGCAAAACCCGCCTGTGTGAAACCATGATTGTGCAGGATATCGCCCGTGGCGATGTAACTATTGCATTTGACCCTAAAGGTGATGCGGATTTGATGATCCGTATGTATGTGGAAGCACAAAAAGCAGGAAGACCCTTCTACATGTTTCATTTGGGTTTTCCGGAGCACAGTTGCCGTTATAACCCGATTAGTGACTATGGCCGTATCACGGAAGTAGCCACCCGTATCGCCAATCAGTTGCCCAGTGAGGGGCAGTCGGCCGCCTTCCGGGATTTCGTATGGCGCTTTGTCAATGTGCTGACTAAAACCATGGAAGGCTTGTCCATCAAGCCTAATTACGAAAATATCTATAAAGCTGCTGCCAACGTTGACCAATTGGCCGGCGACTACTTCCGTCTGATTTTGGATAAAAATTATCCCGGTTGGCTAAAAGAATTTGAGGAATTCGCTTTACCGGAATCAGAGGCCAAAACGGCCGTTAAAACCGGACGCAATTTGGATACTATCAAATTGGGGTCTTTTCTTAAGGCCAAACAGCACAATGAACCGCTGATAGATGCCTTGGGCGGCATCCTTTCAAATGACCGATCCTATTTTGAAAAGCTGGTCAGCTCGCTCTATCCTCTGCTTGAAAAATTGACCACCGGTGATGTGGCCAAACTCATCAGCCCGGATACTTCTGATTTGCTTGATTCCCGACCAATTATGGACTGGCGAAAAGTGATTGAAAGCAATGCGGTTGTCTATGTTGGTCTGGATTCACTTTCTGACGCAGAGGTTGCCGGAACTGTCGGTAACGCCATGTTTGCAGATTTAACGTCACTTGCCGGCCAAATTTACAAACACGGACACGGTTTTGGCCAAAGCGGTGTTACCGGCAAGCGAAAGATATCCATTCATGCCGATGAGTTTAACGAGCTCATCGGAGATGAATTTATTCCGTTGCTCAATAAGGCTGGCGGCGCAGGCTATCAAGTAACCGTCTACACGCAAACCTGGAAAGATGTGGAGGCTAAAATCGGTTCACCGGCTAAGGCCGGCCAAATTGGTGGTAACTTGAATACCATGATTATGCTTCGCGTTAAGACGGCAGAAACTGCAGAAATGCTGACCAACCAGTTACCTGAAGTAAAAATTATGGCCAGTACCTTGGTCTCACGCGCTAATGATGTCGCATTTCCTGACAGTCATGAGGATTTTGGCAGTGGTAACGAAGACCGTATTGGTGCAGAAACCGTTCCTATGCTGACCGTAGCTGATTTGACACAGCTTCCGAAAGGCCAGGCGTTTGCATTGATTGAAGGTGGTCAGTTGTACAAAATAAGGCTGCCACTCCCAAAAGTTGATTCTGAGGAAGCTGCAATTATTCCTCGCCATATTACCGATATTGCTGCGGCTATGCGTGAAACTTACCGCCTAAGCCTGCCTGTCGAAGACGAAAGTGCATTTGTGGAAGGAGTGGCCTATGGCAGCTAA
- a CDS encoding conjugal transfer nickase/helicase domain-containing protein, whose translation MAEQQLKAEAENEEQIIPAIEEKKVEARQRGIQFIHWLGNGLADGSISTNQSGSPVHFIEHGMLLVSPVIFRDYAGGVFNKSDTESFGPMAQKGFESLRLHKRSKRTALFRAIANNGSNKRLFYCYLIPEHNIKHIIQPSSRPANNTNIALENDADLLNLEQE comes from the coding sequence ATGGCTGAGCAACAGCTTAAAGCGGAAGCAGAGAACGAAGAGCAGATTATCCCCGCAATCGAAGAAAAAAAGGTAGAAGCCCGCCAGCGCGGTATCCAATTCATCCATTGGCTCGGCAACGGATTGGCAGATGGATCAATTTCGACCAATCAATCAGGTTCGCCGGTTCATTTCATTGAACACGGTATGCTGTTGGTTTCCCCTGTTATTTTTAGGGATTATGCAGGTGGCGTGTTCAATAAATCGGATACGGAAAGTTTTGGGCCTATGGCACAGAAAGGCTTTGAATCTTTGCGTCTGCACAAAAGAAGTAAGCGTACAGCGCTATTTCGCGCTATTGCCAACAATGGCAGCAATAAACGTCTGTTTTATTGTTATCTGATTCCCGAACACAATATCAAACATATTATCCAGCCCAGCTCTCGCCCGGCGAACAATACCAATATCGCCTTGGAAAATGATGCTGACCTTTTGAATCTGGAGCAGGAATGA